In the Diadema setosum chromosome 11, eeDiaSeto1, whole genome shotgun sequence genome, TGTGATATAATGACTAAGTTGCCTCATCCAATGAAAATGCTAGTGTGATTGACATCACTGTATGTGAAGATTTAAGAGGACTGTTTATAGTTCCATTACCCCTTTTTGGTCCAATTGTAATgcaatgtataataataataattattattgttattatttatttattttttttttactgttcatCACTCTAGTAAACACACAcccagcaaacaaacaaacaaacaaacaaacaaacaagcacagcCTCTTTGTCACAGGTAATCATTATTCAGTAATCCTCTACTCAACCTCTCCTTACATCCAACTTTCAATCCACAGTCGCATCAAATTcactctcctctttctagggTCTTCTTTTGCCAGTCCTTTCAAGGACCACATACATGCAGTATTATCGCAAACCTCTCTTCCTCAAAATGCAAAGTAAACCTTGCCTatgtcaaatctatttggactagAAAAAAGGAAATAGTTTCAACTTAATTAAGAGACAATTCAATTTATGAGGGATttaaatcaatagaatataaagcgAAGAGGACTTGACAAGACCTTCTACTTAGGCGATTGACtacaaggttgactgtatactGTTTTGTACattgaatgtacaatgtatgttgcaCATGGTAGTCGGAttaatttcccccccccccccctctctctctctctcagtagATTTAGTGCACGCATACcacagagcaaaacaaaacacgggCTACTGTTCCAGCAGGCATACAGATTGATTGTGGTGTTTTAATGTTAAACTTGATTCAAATTCATACAGGTTACACATTCAACTACATATCAGCAggttttactgttttttttttctttcttttttcacttaCAGCAATTGACTTCAACTTTGTACGAGCATTTAAGTAGACCAAATGGGTTGAAACCTGTACCAACAGGTTACCCACAAGCACTTTTGGAAATAAAACAATTCATTTGAAATTGCTCTCTGTGTTAAAGTTTTGGCACAAAACAGTGCATATCAATAGTCAGACATAAATCTCTCCCTGAAACATACAAATAAATCAACGAGACATGATTGGTGGACATGAAGAGGTTTACCAACTTCAGTGCATTCACATCTAAGATGTGCACGGCATTGAGAAAcacaagaaaagagaaatgtttTATAACAAGAGTAGACATATTTAACATTCCACGATGGACAAGGATCTGCAATCCAAACTTTTTTGTCCTATGACATACAATGTTAGTGTACTTTGGGATGATAAGATACTTTGCCATTACATGCATACTTGCTTTCTATCCATTTGTAGACCACTTGTACGTGGTCCACTTAATTTGCAGACGAGCAAGTAATCAGTGAACCGTCATCCATGCACTGTAGCTTATCTCACCAATCACCTCACAGTTTAAATTTTGTGCATGAAAAGACACTTCATGATAAAAGTATCAGATGTTGTGGGAAAACTCATGTTTGGTCTCTTGAGCCAACAGATTGCTGTTCCCTGTTACTAGTGGGCTCATGCTTTCCATATGTTCTTGTCTTTATAACACCCCTATTTTGTCAGTTTTAAAGAATGGTTGAAATATTTTGGGTGACATACAGCTCAACAGAGAATGTAAAATATTGAGCAATGCTCCCATAGCAATGCAATAAAAATTAACTATGAGAGGTTTTGCTTCATGTGCAACCCACGAGATGTGGAAATGCATTGAACTGGGATGTCATCCCTGCCTTTGTGCGAAGTGACTTGTCACTGCACACCTACGGCATGAAATGTTCGCAATTTTTCCTAGTATCTAATGCCATGAATTTAccacaaaaatacatgtgtgtgcatgtgtgtgtgtctgtcttatATTTGTCATATGCAGTGACACACGTGGATGAACAGAATCACAATGGCACACCCAGTTTTGCGCGTTTTGAGATCGTGTCATGTCTTGGGTTTCGTGCAGTGTTGAAAAGGATTATGAAACTAAAACTTTTTTTCACCGAGTATTACCAGGTTCTAATGTAGGGCAATGTTGGTATGGAATCTTTCTGAGGTTGAGGCTCTCTTGGAGAGGCCAGCTGAAATTGCTCTATTCGTATATACTGCCGTGAGTAGGGAGCGTCCAGTCAAAGACCTCCTCTGGCTTGAACCACAAGGCGATCTCCTTCTTGGCTGTTTCGACACTGTCTGAGCCGTGGCAGATGTTACGGCCCAGATCGATGGAATAATCCCCACGGATGGAGCCTGGTTTGGACTTGAGCTGtgcaaataacaaaaaaattgATCACCAAATATAACAAAAGATGCTCACAAAAACTGAAAATATCAACTCAAATCTGCTTCCCTTAATTCATAATAAATTTCAAGTACAGGTGAGCCCAATTACAAGATACTTTGGAAcaaaatttttttcttctttttgaacGATACCTCATGACAACAGATCCATAGGTTGCTTCATgaatacacacatgtacactacGTAGGACCACAGATGTTTCTAGCACACTGAGCCCCACATGTGGGTGTGAAACTTGTCTTGTAGCATGCTTCCATCATATGCACAGAATTCAGACAGCGTATAATATGGTTGTAGAAATTTTGTAAGCATGAGTATTATATTGTAAACTcacatttacatacattttgtcATTGAATAGTCAGTTCATTTGTAGTCACCCATAGAAGTGCCCTTCTATGGATTCCAAAGAATACATTGTAAGTCATCTTCTCCTACACACATTGACCTATGCAGATAAATTGTTAGATTGTATGCTATACAGTGAAATCctgttataacgagttcggttataatgaggaaccgcttataacgaggtgatcgcgttggtcccgttttcctttgcgtgtaaacctatggcagaacgaatcggttataacgagattcccgttataatgaggacaatttcggtgcatcatgataaagaaaaacataagcaatttgatcggatataacgaggttccatttcttgacttgccgctttcaaacacgtgacaaacgaaacattgaaaaccgaattcacgcttTCCATGTCtctttcccgttttgcagagtaccttccatgttttcttccaCGCGAAGACACCTGTATACACGTACCTTCTGATGTTCCTACTAAGTCATTGAATATAatcattcaattttctttttcgcgagatacaGGTGCGTGATAGGTCACACCACATCgcaacgagagaaaaaaaaaaataacacattcaaaaattttcatgtagcgacactcgtgGCCAAAAATGcacaattggaatgcgtgtgtaACTCATCATCATATCCTTTCCATTCTTAGTTCTGACTTACACTTGTTTTGCTGGTAagtaaatatgagtgtgtatgattaaagccgaaataattaattaaatcatcgcgatcccgccgggtgacagtagcgtaaaatagttcaataacgcatgttaatctacttaatcgagtcggtgttcagaaaaagaaacaaacgcatttaacggtttgaatagatctggttttgttcattatcatttaacaaatgataatgcaAAATGAGTGTGCATGATTAGgtccgaaataattaatgaaatcaacgCGATCCCGGCGGGTAaaagtagcgtaaaaatagttgaataacgcatgttaatctacttgagtcgatgttcagaaaaagaaacaaacgcattcaaCAGTTTCAaaagatctgggtttgttcatcaTTTAaaactgcatttcacaatgaagatttttctttcttttagaaTGGTATACGAGGTACAGATTTGCataaaaggatcacaaccttccaaattccctgtcgcatatttttcaagaacggatgtacaaaatgcgaagagattttcgggagaaaataaagaacgcatttttaatcctttcgggcgcaacgatcaccATTGTATAAGATTatagccgaaatgattcatgaaatcattgcatttccgctgggcaccaacagcgttaAATACCATCGGAAGTTaaggtaaacaacgcatgtatgttactcatTTGCGATGctggtgttcagaaaaagaaacaaacgcattcaaCAGTtagaatagatctgggtttgttcattatcattaattttaacactgcatttcacaatgaagatttttctttctttcagaatggtctacgaggtacagatttgcgtaaaaaggaccACAACCTTCCAAATtccctgtcgcatattttttaAGAACCGATGCACAAAACACGATGAGATTTTCGGAACAAAATAAAGAACGTATTTTACATCCCTTctggcgcaacgatcatacattgtataagattacagccgaaatgattcatgaaatcatcgcattcccgctgagcaccaacagcgtaaaatacatCGGAAGTGACGGTAAACAatgcatgtatgttactctatttgcgctgctgatgtttagaaaaacttaacaaacgcattgtatacaatctgattttgttcattgtcatttcacACTGTATTTTATAAACGAAAAatattctttcagaatggttcaatacaagaggaagagataggtgtagaaagaatcacgaatgtaatataggcctacttgtcacGAACATAATGTGCAACATACATtttgcgaagagattttcggaagaaaaataaagaattaacgcatttcaacccctactttCTTCGTCCTTTTTtatcaattcacaaataatttccctttattctctcgataataatgatccataatcgtgtcataacaacgcaaaggatgttcttcaGTTTGATTGATGGGTATATGACgtcatgcttatgtttttctttgttcatgatgcgtacggttataacgaggtaccggttataacgaggtaatgtCGCCGTTCCCACAGACCTCGTTATAACAGGGTTTCACTGTacaatgcatttattttgtCAATTGTAGTCCTGTCCCCTGGGAGCCTGGGATTGACCAGGACTTGCATCCAAGTTAGTTCgggattttaacatttttttttttcaattttttcttcaaaatggtGAAATCACCATTGGTGTCTTGTCAACCACTATCACTGTTTTCAGCAGGGCAATAGAAACTCCAAACTGAAAGGCAGCAGGTGCCTCTCAAAACACTCACCGGATCAGTTTCGCCAAGCATTGCACGTCCCTGCTTCACAACATCCTTTCCTTCCCATACCTAGCAGGTACAACAGAATTAGGATAACAACATGTTACTTGTTTACATCAATGAAACACACGTCATTATGCCTAAAATCTGCTGCTGACTTAATGCCCATTtaattaaaataataaaaataacaaaataaataaataaataaagcacCAGCACTTGTGGCTCAACTCTGTTAAACTATagtgtatataatattttcttGGATGACACAATTATATAAAGCCTAATGATAAAGACTCATCAATTAATAACATCATTCTGGTAGCATTTCCCACATTACAGTTTGAGTGGAATTTAAGAAATTTCATTTACCAGTAGCTGCCTACTCAATGTTGTTCTGACAACATGTTCAAGTTCATATCAGAGTAGGGtagaaaagaaagcaaaaggggggaaaaaaaagtcttgCAGGTTACTGTTTCAAACTACAAACAGTTACAATTACAAATTAAATAACGAAATACTGAACAGGTTTTATTAACCTGCCTACAGTGCACAAAtttcagaaaagaagaaaaagagtgcACCATAACATGACCGAGTATGAGCGGTGTATCAAAATTCTGTATATGTAGTAGATAAAGCTGCCaccaagaaggaaaaaaaaaaaaatgaaagcacgaCAAACTGATGACTACTTCCTTTCTGGTAGTGGTACAGTGTAATTATAAGTTTGCCTTACCGTTGCAAACACTGGTCCACTGGAGATGAACTTGATAAGACCAGGAAAGAATGGCTTGTCCTTCAGATCTCCGTAGTGTTGGTTCAAGAGAGCCTCATCTGCCTGTTAAGATAAATGACATGAACAAATAATTTTGCTGTTATTCCTTAGACAGAAGATACCCTTTTGCTGGGTCAAAGCTACGTACTTGTTCATGTAAGATGTAGAACATGGCAAAATTTCAacctttgtttttttggggggtgatGTGGTTAGGGGAGGCTGTAAAGAGTTGTTGCTATATAATTTAACAAAAACAagtcttttttgtttggttttgttttgccttttaATCTGAGAACCGTGAGAATAGGCCCTGAAATTCCCAGCTCATTGCATATTATATAATGGTCTATAGTGTGCATCGCGAGCACTCAAAAGTGAACCAAAGTGAACC is a window encoding:
- the LOC140235505 gene encoding nucleoside diphosphate kinase B-like encodes the protein MVCTLLSVFSAFSALINDTMAAERTFIMVKPDGVQRGLIADIVKRFEQRGYKMVAAKFMKADEALLNQHYGDLKDKPFFPGLIKFISSGPVFATVWEGKDVVKQGRAMLGETDPLKSKPGSIRGDYSIDLGRNICHGSDSVETAKKEIALWFKPEEVFDWTLPTHGSIYE